GCTGCACAGCGCTTCCCCGAAGACTATGCGGAGTTGCTGGCCGACAGCGGTATCACTGCCCAAGAACGCGCACCGATGACGCCGGTGGTGAAACTGATCTTTGGTAGCGGTTATGACAAGACCCGCTTGACCGAATTTGCTGCCGCGCTGGACTATGCGCACCGTAATGTCGTGGCGCAGGGTGGGCTGGCAGATTTGCTAGCGAAACATGACGGTGGCCTCAAAGGCATCGTTCAGGCCGAACGCCGCGCGCGCAAGCTTGCCAAGGGCGAAGCTGTTGCGCCGACGCTGGTCGATCCACGCCCGCGATTGCGGGCAGCGCGGGCTCGCGATCTCTCCGAATTTGCTCAAGGCAGCGAAGAATTTGTCGTGCTGGTCGCGCGGCGTGATGCCGATGGCAATGTCGCGATTGTCGGCTCGGTTGAAGATACCGGTCTGACCGACAAGGTGCTTACCAAGACTATTGTCTGACCGATTGGCCTAGTCGCGAACCATCGTCAATTTGACTTGAGCAGTGCCGCTGCGGTGCATGCCAAGTTCCTTGGCTGCAGCATAGGACAGGTCGATAATGCGGCCTCGTCCCCACGGTCCGCGATCATTGACGCGTACGATGACTTCCCGGCCATTGCCCAGATGCGTTACCTTCACACGCGTGCCAAAAGCAACCGTTCGGTGCGCAGCCGTGAAATCAGACGGGTTGAACATCTCTCCACTGGCGGTGCGGCGTCCGGCTAGTTCATTGCCATAATAGCTGGCATGGCCGCTGCCCAGATCGGCGTCAGCGGTGGCTTGGGCCGCGAATGGGGACGCTGCGATAAGAGCTACCAAAAGAATTCTGTGTAATTGCATGGCATCAATTCCTGCGGCAAGCCTTTGGCGGACCGCGGTTTCGCTGTCCAGTCTTCCGCGTTATGGTGCTCCTGCATTGCGACATTCGGTTCCCGATTGGCAACCCCGCCCGCCTTGGTTAAGTGCGCTGCATGTTCGTTCGCCGCCTTTGCCACTTGCTTGGCACAATCTCCCTAGTCATGGCCTCGCAAGCAGCATTGGCCGAATCGACGCAGCAGCAATGGTTGACCCTGACCGGCGATTTGGAACTGGACGCGAACGACAGCGTCTCGGCCCATGTGATACTGCGCTCACAGCCGGATTCGTTCGATCTGGGCCAGCGTTTCATCCGGCTGGGTTATCGGCACGACTTGAACGACGATGTCAGCCTGTCGCTGTCCTACGCTCATGTCTCCACAGAAGTTTCCGGCGGCAGCGACCCAGTGCAACACCGGCTGG
The nucleotide sequence above comes from Sphingorhabdus pulchriflava. Encoded proteins:
- a CDS encoding septal ring lytic transglycosylase RlpA family protein, translating into MQLHRILLVALIAASPFAAQATADADLGSGHASYYGNELAGRRTASGEMFNPSDFTAAHRTVAFGTRVKVTHLGNGREVIVRVNDRGPWGRGRIIDLSYAAAKELGMHRSGTAQVKLTMVRD